Proteins from one Gimesia maris genomic window:
- a CDS encoding Hsp20/alpha crystallin family protein, protein MLSTRTHKLGFPFSANLRNELDDAFSQMFGKPLSGLEGAYSPLSVWEEDSKYHIALDVPGMKKEELSLDIQDGHLILTGERKAVEEREFLHNERHYGKFKRVVHLPDWADPASVNATLDSGVLTVVLDKKLEMQPKKIEIHDVTKSE, encoded by the coding sequence ATGTTAAGCACACGCACTCACAAACTAGGGTTTCCCTTCTCAGCTAATCTTCGTAACGAGTTAGATGATGCATTCAGTCAGATGTTTGGAAAGCCATTGTCCGGTCTGGAAGGGGCATATTCACCATTATCAGTCTGGGAAGAAGACAGCAAGTATCACATTGCGCTTGATGTTCCGGGTATGAAGAAGGAAGAACTGTCACTGGATATCCAGGATGGTCACCTGATCCTCACGGGAGAGCGTAAAGCTGTGGAAGAACGTGAATTTCTGCATAATGAACGACATTATGGCAAGTTTAAACGAGTGGTGCATCTGCCAGACTGGGCCGATCCGGCTTCCGTGAATGCGACTCTTGACTCAGGAGTTCTGACGGTTGTTCTGGATAAGAAGCTGGAAATGCAACCGAAAAAAATTGAGATTCATGATGTTACAAAATCTGAATAA
- the glnA gene encoding type I glutamate--ammonia ligase, which translates to MTPKDFFAFAEKNGAKMVDLKFTDIFGTWQHCSYPISTWDEGTFEDGVGFDGSSIRGWQTIDSSDMLAVPDPASVKLDPFFKSPTVSVLADIVDPITKEDYNKDPRNVAKKGLAYLQQTGIADSCFIGPEPEFFIFDDVRYLSNQRGAMYEIDSSEAAWNTGRSEEGNLGHKVGYKGGYFPVAPTDTYGDLRAEMVDELQKVGIVVEAHHHEVATAGQCEIDMEFSPLLQMADQFMWYKYIIKNVAKRNGKTVTFMPKPVFDDNGSGMHTHISLWKDGNTLMAGDGYAGLSELALHAIGGILKHGRALIALSNPTANSFHRLVPGFEAPVTLAMSQRNRSASCRIPMYSGSPKAKRVEFRCPDPTANGYLSFTALMMAMIDGVQNKIDPGEPLDRDIYDMTPEELAETNVAPKSLDEALVALEEDSAFLTAGDVFSEDLIKAFIKFKRTEELDPIRLRPHPYEFDLYYNA; encoded by the coding sequence ATGACTCCCAAAGACTTTTTTGCTTTTGCAGAAAAAAACGGCGCCAAGATGGTCGACTTGAAGTTCACCGACATCTTTGGAACCTGGCAGCACTGTTCTTACCCCATCAGTACCTGGGATGAAGGTACTTTCGAAGATGGTGTCGGTTTTGACGGATCTTCGATTCGCGGTTGGCAGACAATTGACAGCTCAGACATGCTGGCTGTGCCTGATCCGGCGTCTGTAAAACTCGATCCGTTTTTCAAGTCACCTACTGTGAGTGTGCTGGCTGATATCGTCGATCCGATTACCAAAGAGGATTACAATAAAGACCCGCGAAATGTCGCTAAAAAAGGTCTGGCCTATCTGCAGCAGACGGGGATTGCCGATTCCTGCTTTATTGGACCAGAACCGGAATTCTTTATTTTTGATGATGTGCGTTATCTCTCCAACCAGAGAGGCGCCATGTACGAAATCGATTCTTCTGAAGCCGCCTGGAATACAGGCCGTTCTGAAGAGGGGAACCTGGGACATAAAGTTGGTTATAAAGGCGGATACTTTCCCGTTGCTCCGACTGACACCTATGGTGATTTGCGTGCTGAAATGGTCGATGAGCTTCAGAAAGTGGGCATCGTAGTCGAAGCTCATCATCATGAAGTTGCTACTGCAGGCCAGTGTGAAATTGATATGGAATTTTCACCACTGCTGCAGATGGCTGACCAGTTCATGTGGTACAAGTACATCATCAAGAATGTTGCCAAGCGTAATGGGAAAACTGTTACGTTCATGCCTAAACCTGTTTTTGATGATAATGGTTCCGGCATGCATACGCATATCTCATTGTGGAAAGATGGCAATACGCTGATGGCCGGTGATGGCTATGCCGGGCTGAGTGAACTGGCTCTGCATGCGATTGGTGGAATTCTGAAGCACGGCCGAGCCCTGATTGCTCTTTCCAACCCGACTGCCAACAGCTTCCATCGTCTGGTACCTGGCTTCGAAGCTCCTGTGACGCTGGCGATGAGTCAACGTAACCGTTCTGCTTCCTGCCGTATTCCCATGTACTCCGGAAGTCCTAAAGCGAAACGCGTTGAGTTTCGTTGTCCGGACCCAACAGCCAATGGCTATTTGAGCTTTACCGCGTTGATGATGGCCATGATTGACGGTGTGCAGAATAAGATTGATCCCGGTGAACCACTGGATCGTGATATCTATGATATGACACCCGAAGAACTGGCTGAGACGAATGTGGCTCCCAAATCTCTGGATGAAGCGTTAGTCGCTCTGGAAGAAGATAGCGCCTTCCTGACCGCTGGCGATGTCTTCAGTGAAGACCTGATTAAGGCATTCATCAAGTTCAAACGGACTGAAGAGTTGGATCCTATTCGATTACGCCCTCATCCTTATGAGTTCGATCTCTACTACAATGCCTGA
- a CDS encoding pyridoxine 5'-phosphate synthase — MPALGVNIDHVATVRQARLTYEPDPVWAAVLAELGGADGITLHLREDRRHIQDHDLYTMKKTVQVKLNLEMAAEEEMTQIALDVRPDQVSLVPEKREELTTEGGLNVIANAERVSQCVHRLQQAGIEVSLFIDPDPAQIEASKKAGVHAVELHTGRYADASSAGEQEQELSILEKASAFTIEQGMKLHMGHGLTYRNVTPVALIPHVSELNIGHSIISRAVLVGMEQAVREMKALVNI; from the coding sequence ATGCCGGCTCTGGGTGTAAATATTGATCATGTTGCGACAGTGCGTCAGGCCCGTTTAACTTATGAGCCAGACCCGGTATGGGCAGCCGTTCTGGCTGAACTGGGAGGGGCAGACGGAATCACTTTGCACTTGAGAGAGGATCGTCGTCATATTCAGGATCATGATCTCTACACGATGAAAAAGACCGTTCAGGTTAAGCTGAATCTGGAAATGGCAGCCGAGGAAGAAATGACTCAGATTGCCCTGGATGTCCGACCCGATCAGGTCTCTCTTGTTCCCGAAAAAAGAGAAGAGCTGACAACGGAAGGGGGGCTGAATGTGATCGCAAATGCAGAACGTGTAAGTCAGTGTGTCCATCGGCTGCAGCAGGCGGGGATTGAAGTCAGTCTGTTTATCGACCCTGATCCGGCGCAGATTGAAGCTTCGAAAAAAGCGGGAGTCCATGCGGTTGAATTGCATACCGGACGCTATGCGGATGCCTCTTCTGCAGGAGAACAGGAACAGGAGTTAAGTATCCTGGAAAAAGCTTCTGCATTCACGATTGAGCAGGGAATGAAGTTACACATGGGACATGGTCTTACGTATCGAAATGTGACACCCGTGGCGTTAATTCCCCATGTGAGCGAACTGAATATTGGCCACAGTATTATTTCCCGTGCCGTACTGGTAGGGATGGAACAGGCAGTTCGCGAAATGAAGGCTCTTGTGAATATCTGA
- a CDS encoding lysophospholipid acyltransferase family protein has product MNSEAAAILTLLSYLLLISALLIYQAVRLPDGWRAWILFAITRVYAPGLWHVRRNRRCPFPGDSAGIVIANHRSPTDPIILWYNSHLGNPQKKMRCISFLMAREYYELPGLVGWISRAMHSIPVDRNGQDVVPVREALRRLKEGGLIGVFPEGGIQEGRPIAHANSGIAFLALRSKAPVYPVYINSSPRGENMIEPFYSRADTSLVFGEPIDLSDYHAKRLTREVLEEVTTLMMWKLAELGETEYLGSPRPDSQTAVIPIPSDRYHTAN; this is encoded by the coding sequence ATGAACTCTGAAGCTGCCGCCATCCTGACACTGCTGTCTTATCTGCTGCTTATTTCAGCTTTGCTGATCTACCAGGCCGTTCGTCTTCCGGATGGCTGGCGTGCCTGGATCTTATTTGCGATTACGCGGGTCTATGCACCTGGGCTGTGGCACGTCCGTCGGAATCGTCGTTGTCCCTTTCCGGGCGATTCCGCTGGCATCGTGATTGCCAATCATCGTAGCCCAACAGACCCAATCATCCTCTGGTATAATTCTCATCTGGGAAATCCGCAGAAAAAGATGCGCTGTATCAGTTTTTTAATGGCCAGGGAGTATTATGAGCTGCCTGGTCTGGTTGGATGGATTTCACGCGCCATGCATTCCATTCCAGTGGACCGGAATGGTCAGGATGTCGTGCCTGTACGGGAAGCTCTCAGGCGTTTAAAAGAAGGGGGATTGATCGGGGTGTTTCCGGAAGGCGGGATTCAGGAAGGTCGTCCGATTGCTCATGCCAATTCCGGAATCGCGTTTCTGGCTCTGCGCTCAAAGGCTCCCGTGTATCCGGTCTATATCAATAGTTCCCCTCGTGGCGAGAATATGATCGAACCGTTTTATTCACGGGCTGATACCTCGCTGGTTTTTGGGGAACCCATTGATCTTTCCGATTACCATGCAAAGCGTCTGACGCGTGAAGTTCTGGAGGAAGTCACCACTCTAATGATGTGGAAACTGGCTGAGTTGGGAGAGACCGAATATCTTGGCAGCCCACGACCTGACTCTCAGACTGCAGTAATCCCCATCCCCTCAGACCGGTATCATACCGCAAACTGA
- a CDS encoding serine hydrolase domain-containing protein: MSRIISERWQKVEDLIDEFCQTDQVPAIALQLAVGDESRSYFSGRQRISDQADTLSDDAVFLVASITKPIVVSGVLKLLEEGALLLGDRVKRFIPEFGCAGKHGITLRHLMTHTSGLPDMLPDNQELRAANAPLSEFVQQICELTPDEPPGRMVQYQSTGIAILGEVILRITGQACADYLRQTLFEPLQMNDTSLGLTEEWMLGDNPRVTRITEIRIPEELDVEAHWDWNSSYWRRFGAPWGGLLTTPADLSKFAGMLRAGGRFQDQQILSPHTIREAIRDQLPSIAGLSVAARQGKGWGLGWQIVSASNSDYYGDLLSRSAFGHGGATGTVFWVDPELDASAVILTTEPQEPHGRFLSLITNRIVASIEPG, from the coding sequence ATGTCTCGCATTATTTCCGAACGCTGGCAAAAAGTCGAAGATCTGATTGATGAGTTCTGCCAAACCGATCAGGTTCCAGCGATCGCATTACAATTGGCTGTGGGTGATGAATCCCGCAGTTATTTCTCTGGACGTCAGCGAATCTCAGATCAGGCAGATACACTTTCTGATGACGCTGTTTTTCTGGTCGCATCCATAACAAAGCCGATTGTGGTTTCGGGTGTGTTGAAGTTGCTGGAAGAAGGGGCGTTATTACTGGGAGATCGAGTCAAACGATTTATCCCTGAATTTGGTTGTGCCGGAAAACATGGAATTACTTTACGCCATCTGATGACACACACTTCCGGACTACCGGATATGCTTCCCGATAATCAGGAACTACGCGCTGCCAATGCGCCGCTCTCCGAATTTGTGCAACAGATCTGCGAACTCACTCCCGATGAACCACCCGGTAGAATGGTGCAATATCAGAGTACGGGAATCGCAATTCTGGGGGAGGTGATCTTGCGGATTACAGGACAAGCCTGCGCAGACTATTTGCGTCAGACGCTGTTTGAACCTCTGCAGATGAATGACACCTCCCTGGGGCTGACGGAAGAATGGATGCTGGGGGACAATCCACGAGTAACAAGAATCACGGAAATCCGCATTCCGGAAGAGCTGGATGTCGAGGCCCATTGGGACTGGAACAGTTCTTACTGGAGGCGGTTCGGGGCACCGTGGGGAGGTCTGCTGACGACTCCTGCGGATCTGAGTAAGTTTGCCGGAATGCTGAGAGCGGGAGGCCGATTTCAGGATCAGCAGATCCTTTCACCTCATACAATCCGAGAAGCAATACGTGATCAGTTACCATCGATCGCCGGATTATCTGTTGCTGCCAGGCAGGGGAAAGGCTGGGGACTGGGCTGGCAGATCGTATCCGCCTCCAACAGCGATTATTATGGTGATTTGCTTTCCCGGTCTGCTTTTGGCCATGGGGGAGCGACCGGGACCGTTTTCTGGGTCGATCCGGAACTGGATGCATCCGCGGTGATTCTGACGACGGAGCCACAGGAACCTCATGGACGATTTCTATCCCTGATCACGAACAGAATTGTCGCTTCCATTGAACCGGGGTAA
- a CDS encoding STAS domain-containing protein translates to MKRIKFDDGATTGIYHSGPLCVAGFGGRDVLDTFSVKGIRDELLELVKGQQCETLALDLTGVKLIPSGMLGLLSSIRDLGIEIHLYNPSEDIREVLEITRMNQFMQLHDVEIPY, encoded by the coding sequence TTGAAAAGGATAAAATTCGATGACGGTGCAACAACAGGGATCTATCACTCAGGACCTTTGTGTGTCGCAGGATTTGGTGGTCGGGATGTTCTGGATACATTCAGTGTAAAAGGGATCCGGGATGAATTACTGGAACTTGTCAAAGGACAGCAGTGCGAAACGCTGGCGCTTGACCTGACCGGTGTGAAATTGATTCCCAGTGGAATGTTGGGATTGTTGTCCTCAATTCGGGATCTGGGAATCGAAATTCATCTCTACAATCCCTCTGAAGATATCAGGGAAGTACTTGAGATCACCAGAATGAACCAGTTCATGCAGTTGCATGATGTAGAAATTCCTTATTAA
- a CDS encoding DUF11 domain-containing protein — translation MQRVCSLAAIMLMTVSSGCSSLSPVSVSMPWDKPATKPVEKTAPAVQHADFDNSEGAVTLSAPAPQVAPVSAVQQVAYYQPAPVCERPPYCEFSPAEVRDFTLPAGNDPAVVEMYPDEYLFDGGDRENPVHYDDYNRLGLDTEDTIVEYQTHKGNHEVKKSNRVAVYAPRFAAIRSASSPLSGTSIDTLATTEDTVHGVGLDARTVITQHKQREQLEGIRMRSRASGVETEQQQGAVGQTAYLGAHTKLNNLFQDTGTESTGQFDQSDEARIAYQIQAAAIWSRTQFPVIAIRQQSAHSSKSAVKPEEYVGIEDKRKTEGNLKLVKLADKKNAEPGDIITFTIKYENVGDFDVEGIKIVDNLTPRLEYIQDSATCDRKGRLVVEDNQEGSLILTFEVDETVPGHQGGVVTFKARVR, via the coding sequence ATGCAGCGTGTCTGCTCTCTGGCGGCGATCATGCTGATGACTGTCAGCAGCGGGTGTTCCAGTTTATCTCCCGTTTCGGTTTCCATGCCCTGGGATAAACCAGCAACGAAACCAGTCGAAAAAACGGCACCGGCAGTTCAACATGCCGACTTTGACAATAGTGAAGGAGCGGTCACGCTGTCAGCACCAGCTCCACAAGTGGCTCCTGTCTCTGCAGTTCAGCAGGTTGCTTACTATCAACCTGCTCCTGTCTGCGAGCGACCTCCCTACTGTGAGTTTTCTCCGGCTGAAGTTCGAGATTTTACACTCCCTGCAGGCAATGATCCTGCGGTGGTGGAAATGTATCCCGACGAATATCTGTTTGATGGCGGCGATCGTGAGAACCCGGTTCATTATGACGATTACAATCGTCTGGGACTGGATACTGAAGACACAATCGTGGAATACCAGACACACAAAGGCAATCACGAAGTCAAAAAGTCAAATCGCGTGGCAGTCTATGCTCCCCGGTTTGCAGCCATTCGTTCCGCCAGTTCGCCACTCTCTGGTACTTCAATAGATACACTGGCAACGACAGAAGATACCGTTCATGGTGTTGGACTGGATGCTCGCACTGTGATCACACAGCACAAACAGCGTGAGCAGCTGGAAGGAATTCGCATGCGTTCCCGTGCCAGCGGAGTCGAAACCGAACAGCAGCAGGGGGCTGTCGGACAAACCGCTTATCTGGGAGCTCACACCAAACTCAACAATCTGTTCCAGGACACCGGAACGGAATCAACCGGACAGTTTGATCAATCTGACGAAGCACGTATTGCGTATCAGATTCAGGCAGCCGCCATCTGGTCTCGCACTCAGTTTCCTGTCATTGCCATCCGTCAGCAGTCCGCACATTCTTCAAAGAGTGCCGTCAAGCCTGAAGAATATGTGGGCATTGAAGACAAACGCAAAACAGAAGGTAACCTGAAACTGGTCAAACTGGCCGACAAGAAAAACGCGGAACCAGGTGATATCATCACCTTTACAATCAAATACGAAAACGTGGGTGACTTCGATGTTGAAGGCATCAAGATTGTTGACAACCTGACACCGCGGCTCGAGTACATTCAGGACAGTGCCACATGCGATCGTAAAGGACGCCTGGTCGTAGAGGATAACCAGGAAGGCAGCCTGATCCTGACCTTTGAAGTGGATGAGACAGTTCCCGGGCACCAGGGGGGTGTGGTCACCTTCAAGGCACGCGTTCGCTAA
- a CDS encoding LolA family protein gives MLRILTLTTGLLLVAVLNDFFSISSWAQLPQSLSRQEDNDHSNERLLAQTDPQDQPAASNAVSDESEKNLKKNPAYAAAMLNKAREKLLSYSSIRTHITEKVEIGPKPFIITGSYLQAKDLKQGKDLKLRLEFQVQSQNSDKKPVGTLLEICDGQVLWTEHTIKGESRVTRRDVQAILQQAEINPQAQSNMLVAELGLGGLPGLLASIQKNMNFVSVAERTISGKSLTVLNGVWKDEFLTQWKGGDPAAPVELPAYVPDAVRIYLDQDTLFPRRIVYLKKNQDSLQSMVTLNFSKVTLNTPIPETEFTYEPPDGVFPVDITKQYLQQLNKE, from the coding sequence ATGTTACGCATTTTAACCCTGACAACAGGCCTCCTGCTCGTCGCAGTCCTGAATGATTTTTTCTCGATCTCTTCCTGGGCTCAATTGCCACAAAGCTTGAGCAGACAAGAGGATAACGACCATAGCAATGAACGACTCCTCGCGCAGACTGATCCGCAGGACCAACCAGCAGCCAGTAATGCGGTTTCTGATGAGTCCGAGAAAAATTTGAAAAAAAATCCGGCTTATGCAGCGGCAATGCTTAATAAAGCCAGGGAAAAACTCCTTTCATACAGTTCAATTCGAACCCACATTACTGAGAAAGTTGAGATTGGGCCCAAGCCTTTCATAATCACTGGAAGTTATCTGCAGGCAAAAGACCTGAAACAGGGGAAAGACCTGAAACTTCGTCTCGAGTTTCAAGTACAGAGTCAGAATTCAGATAAAAAACCGGTGGGAACCCTGCTCGAAATCTGTGATGGCCAGGTATTGTGGACAGAACACACGATTAAAGGAGAATCGCGTGTCACCCGCAGAGATGTACAGGCGATTCTGCAGCAGGCAGAGATTAATCCACAAGCACAATCAAACATGCTGGTGGCAGAACTGGGCCTGGGAGGGCTTCCGGGATTACTGGCATCCATTCAGAAAAATATGAATTTTGTCAGCGTGGCAGAAAGAACCATCAGTGGAAAGTCATTAACAGTCTTGAATGGCGTCTGGAAAGACGAATTTCTGACACAATGGAAGGGAGGGGATCCTGCAGCCCCTGTAGAATTACCTGCTTATGTCCCGGATGCTGTTAGAATTTACCTCGATCAGGATACGCTTTTCCCCCGTCGAATTGTCTACCTGAAAAAAAATCAGGACTCTTTACAAAGTATGGTCACACTTAACTTTAGCAAAGTCACTCTGAATACCCCCATACCCGAAACGGAATTTACCTATGAGCCACCAGATGGCGTTTTTCCTGTTGATATAACAAAACAATACCTTCAACAGTTGAATAAGGAATAA
- the lspA gene encoding signal peptidase II, giving the protein MSSSVSKATRYTLLIACLLFCVGCDQYTKKIAVEKLKYEPPLTYLNNTFRMEYAENTGAFLSVGSRLSKPVRFFLLVVANAAFLILVTGMLVFRWQMPLVQFIALSLLLAGGIGNLIDRVFLNGIVIDFLNIGFGPLRTGIFNVADMAITGGALLMLFSWFFTKDQIEQKKEQANSETTTSAPAE; this is encoded by the coding sequence ATGTCATCGTCAGTTTCCAAAGCAACTCGCTATACACTGTTGATAGCCTGCCTGTTATTTTGCGTTGGCTGTGATCAGTACACCAAGAAGATCGCCGTCGAAAAACTTAAATACGAACCACCGTTGACTTATTTGAATAACACATTCCGGATGGAATATGCAGAAAATACGGGTGCATTCCTCAGTGTGGGAAGCCGCCTGTCAAAACCAGTCCGTTTTTTTCTGCTGGTCGTTGCCAACGCCGCTTTTCTGATTCTCGTGACGGGAATGCTGGTTTTTCGCTGGCAGATGCCTCTGGTACAGTTCATCGCTCTCTCTTTATTGCTGGCGGGGGGGATCGGTAATTTAATTGACCGTGTGTTCCTGAATGGCATTGTCATCGATTTTCTCAACATCGGGTTTGGCCCCTTGAGAACCGGTATTTTCAACGTGGCAGATATGGCGATTACAGGAGGCGCTCTCTTAATGCTCTTTTCCTGGTTTTTCACCAAGGATCAGATTGAGCAGAAAAAAGAGCAGGCCAATTCAGAAACGACCACATCAGCTCCTGCAGAATAA
- a CDS encoding tetratricopeptide repeat protein — MRAFLLINLALVFLFQNTASSCAQDKIEVRPDHHVGQATLPCTILDFTQSEIKVKLLPSGTVKTYPSSEIVKVHTPQTEQHQQGLEQLQNEEYEKAIESFSEALNIENRLWVRREILALMTKAALALGDNLKAALRFQIMVENEPDARSFDLIPLDWGIKDTLSPARNAAQNWLTDQDEVKQLIGASILLTAPDYQAQAEATLRSLATSPQINIQQLARTQLWRLRLRAGDISLLELQRWERNLNQVPELLRAGPHFLLGTGYAMLERHGQAAASFLWIPLAENSNPQLSAEASLKAADSILAMGQTVNALRLYQETAARYSKSPARQMALQMIDQITKASSQPTTQDN; from the coding sequence ATGCGAGCATTCCTGTTGATCAACCTGGCACTTGTATTCTTATTTCAGAATACAGCGAGTTCCTGCGCCCAGGATAAGATCGAAGTTCGCCCGGATCATCATGTCGGTCAGGCCACTCTTCCGTGTACGATTCTGGATTTCACCCAATCAGAGATCAAAGTGAAGCTGCTGCCCAGTGGCACAGTAAAGACATATCCCAGTTCCGAAATCGTAAAGGTCCATACCCCCCAAACTGAACAGCACCAGCAGGGACTGGAACAGCTTCAAAATGAAGAATACGAAAAAGCGATCGAATCTTTCAGTGAAGCCTTGAATATAGAAAACCGTCTCTGGGTTCGGCGTGAAATTCTGGCATTGATGACTAAAGCTGCTTTAGCGCTCGGAGACAACTTAAAGGCGGCGCTTCGTTTTCAAATCATGGTGGAGAATGAGCCTGATGCCCGTTCATTCGATCTGATTCCACTGGACTGGGGCATCAAAGATACTTTATCACCCGCTCGCAATGCAGCACAAAACTGGTTAACGGATCAGGATGAAGTGAAACAGTTGATCGGGGCCAGTATTCTGTTAACGGCTCCAGATTATCAGGCACAGGCAGAAGCAACACTTCGCTCTCTGGCAACAAGTCCACAAATCAATATCCAGCAGTTGGCACGGACCCAACTCTGGCGTCTCCGGTTGCGTGCCGGTGATATCAGCCTGCTGGAACTGCAGCGCTGGGAACGCAATCTGAATCAGGTTCCGGAACTCCTGAGAGCAGGCCCACATTTTCTATTGGGAACCGGGTATGCCATGCTGGAACGACATGGCCAGGCAGCTGCTTCCTTTCTCTGGATCCCACTTGCTGAAAATTCAAATCCTCAACTGTCGGCAGAGGCCAGTCTGAAAGCCGCCGATTCGATTCTGGCGATGGGCCAGACTGTGAACGCATTGCGACTTTATCAGGAAACAGCGGCACGATATTCAAAATCACCTGCACGTCAAATGGCACTGCAGATGATTGACCAGATCACCAAAGCGAGTTCGCAACCGACGACACAAGATAATTGA
- a CDS encoding MotA/TolQ/ExbB proton channel family protein — MDRRKSLSKFLWASLLCICLPLASPAFCFAAEDSESGAGSDISKVDFRQLVDDAGTIGIIIAVLSIAMVALIVEHVISIRSNALMPPGLAEEVHGLISQQQYRSADSVCKSNPSFLSYILSAGLAEVQLGYGAVEKAMEDAAMQQSARLNRKIEYLSVIGTLSPMLGLLGTVWGMILAFSEFTAKANPDVAELAPGISKALITTLFGLSVTVPALASFAFFRNRIDELVAQSSLLAEHVFADFKRSTPAPAKQPGKPLRKRPEEELAQRLADQQGTRPSSPPGG, encoded by the coding sequence ATGGATCGAAGAAAATCGCTGAGTAAATTCCTCTGGGCCAGTCTCCTCTGCATCTGCCTACCGCTGGCATCTCCTGCCTTCTGCTTTGCTGCAGAGGATTCGGAATCGGGTGCAGGATCAGATATTTCAAAAGTCGACTTCCGTCAACTGGTAGATGATGCCGGCACGATTGGAATCATCATCGCAGTTTTAAGTATCGCGATGGTCGCGTTAATCGTGGAACATGTCATCAGCATTCGCAGTAACGCGCTGATGCCTCCCGGCCTGGCAGAAGAAGTCCATGGTTTAATCTCACAGCAGCAATATCGCAGTGCCGATTCCGTTTGTAAGTCTAACCCCAGCTTTCTGTCTTATATCCTCTCTGCCGGACTGGCTGAGGTTCAACTGGGCTACGGAGCCGTTGAAAAAGCCATGGAAGACGCCGCCATGCAACAGTCGGCACGATTGAATCGAAAAATCGAATACCTGTCCGTCATCGGCACACTCTCTCCCATGCTGGGGCTGCTGGGAACCGTCTGGGGGATGATCCTGGCCTTTTCAGAATTCACAGCGAAAGCCAATCCGGATGTGGCAGAACTCGCTCCTGGAATTTCCAAAGCGCTCATCACAACTCTGTTCGGCCTCAGTGTGACTGTCCCCGCTCTCGCCAGTTTTGCTTTTTTCCGTAACAGGATTGATGAACTCGTTGCGCAATCCTCGTTATTAGCAGAACATGTTTTTGCTGACTTCAAACGCAGTACGCCTGCACCAGCGAAACAGCCGGGCAAACCACTCCGGAAACGACCGGAAGAGGAACTGGCACAACGGCTCGCCGATCAGCAGGGAACGCGACCCTCATCACCTCCCGGAGGTTAA
- a CDS encoding ExbD/TolR family protein, whose product MRVPTRPRQPGIRFNITPLIDIVFLLIVFFLAATHLTQNEKLEAVELPEASQNESEPDEAPRRMIITITLDEKLHLRSNEISLEELEAQLLSLDENKRQEMEIRIRGDRRIPYRIVEPVLISCARAGISNVKFLVLNE is encoded by the coding sequence ATGCGAGTCCCTACACGCCCCCGTCAGCCGGGAATTCGATTTAATATCACCCCCCTGATCGACATTGTCTTTCTGTTGATCGTCTTCTTTCTGGCCGCCACTCACCTGACTCAGAATGAGAAACTGGAGGCAGTCGAACTGCCCGAGGCTTCTCAAAACGAATCTGAACCGGATGAAGCGCCACGCCGGATGATTATCACGATCACCTTGGATGAAAAACTGCACCTGCGCAGCAATGAAATCAGCCTGGAAGAACTGGAAGCACAACTTCTGTCGCTGGACGAAAACAAACGACAGGAAATGGAAATCCGGATCCGAGGCGACCGCCGCATCCCGTATCGAATCGTTGAACCCGTACTAATCAGCTGCGCCCGCGCAGGAATATCCAACGTCAAATTTCTGGTCCTGAATGAGTAA
- a CDS encoding ExbD/TolR family protein, with the protein MTPMIDVVFLLLIFFISASANQIREFLLPTELATGSIESVESTPQEQPLGEVWLKLKQQDNQTIVELNEREYAQFDQLKQTLMQLAELAPEIPVILDIQADVPLSEMIHTYDTCLAAGFQSINFATDAKKVAPQKKLSTSQN; encoded by the coding sequence ATGACGCCAATGATTGACGTGGTCTTTCTGCTGCTGATCTTCTTCATCAGCGCCTCGGCAAACCAGATTCGTGAATTTCTGCTGCCAACAGAACTCGCGACGGGAAGTATTGAGTCTGTCGAATCAACTCCGCAAGAACAACCACTGGGTGAAGTCTGGCTAAAACTCAAACAGCAGGATAACCAGACTATTGTAGAATTAAACGAGCGCGAGTATGCTCAGTTCGATCAGTTGAAACAGACATTGATGCAACTGGCGGAACTGGCACCAGAAATCCCGGTAATCCTGGATATCCAGGCAGACGTCCCGTTGAGCGAAATGATCCACACCTATGATACCTGTCTGGCTGCCGGCTTTCAGTCGATCAACTTTGCAACCGACGCCAAAAAAGTCGCTCCCCAAAAGAAACTGTCAACATCTCAGAATTGA